From Chryseobacterium shandongense, the proteins below share one genomic window:
- a CDS encoding calcineurin-like phosphoesterase C-terminal domain-containing protein has protein sequence MNIKFLMPCLLISAMAFSQASVSGYVYEDSNRNQKKENREKGIEGVAVSNGIQVILTDKNGRYSLPIQEGQSVFVIKPSGYMTPLNANNLPQYYYQYKPKGSPTDFKYKGSAPTGELPKEINFALNKQNESKNFDILVFGDPQPYTEKQLDYFKRAIVNEVKSTKKNAVLGISLGDLVGDNLSLQKPYADVMKEIGLPWYNVMGNHDMNYEAKEDLLSDETFESNFGPANYSFNYGNVHFIILDDILYPDPRDGKGYWGGFREDQMKFIENDLKLVDKNKLIVVSFHIPLEHKDENNFRNSDRQKLFDFLTPFKNALVLSAHTHIQQQLFYGKEAGWNGSKDLHEYNVGTTCGDWWSGTSDDLGLPTSTMRDGTAKGYSFISFTDNEYKVKYKTAGKPEDYQINLYVPKVIPFPSKTSAKVLANFFMGSKKDKVEYRIDGEKWEEMQYDETVDPSFALSVFKWDTTDNLFAGRRPSNPETSKHIWTGDFSKKLSLGKHKVEVRATDMYGNKFSASEEFEVQNQILIP, from the coding sequence ATGAATATAAAATTTTTAATGCCGTGTCTGCTTATTTCAGCAATGGCATTCTCACAGGCTTCTGTTTCTGGATACGTTTATGAAGACAGCAACAGAAATCAGAAAAAAGAAAACAGGGAAAAAGGAATTGAAGGAGTAGCTGTTTCAAATGGGATTCAGGTGATTCTTACCGATAAAAACGGGAGATACAGTTTGCCGATCCAGGAAGGACAGTCGGTTTTTGTAATCAAGCCTTCAGGATATATGACACCGTTAAATGCCAACAATTTACCGCAATATTATTATCAGTATAAACCTAAAGGTTCACCAACGGATTTTAAATACAAAGGTTCTGCACCAACTGGCGAACTTCCAAAGGAGATTAATTTTGCTTTAAATAAACAAAATGAAAGCAAAAATTTTGATATTCTTGTTTTTGGAGACCCGCAGCCTTACACCGAGAAGCAATTGGATTATTTTAAAAGAGCCATTGTAAACGAAGTGAAAAGCACCAAGAAAAATGCAGTTCTGGGAATCAGTCTCGGAGATTTGGTAGGCGATAACCTGAGCCTTCAGAAACCTTATGCAGATGTAATGAAGGAAATCGGATTGCCTTGGTACAACGTTATGGGAAACCATGACATGAATTACGAAGCTAAAGAAGATCTTCTTTCTGATGAAACTTTTGAATCGAATTTCGGGCCGGCGAATTATTCATTTAATTACGGAAATGTTCACTTCATTATCTTAGATGACATTCTGTATCCCGATCCGAGAGATGGAAAAGGATATTGGGGAGGTTTCCGCGAAGATCAGATGAAATTCATCGAAAACGATCTGAAACTGGTAGATAAAAACAAATTGATTGTTGTTTCTTTCCACATTCCGCTGGAACACAAGGATGAAAACAATTTCAGAAATTCCGATCGTCAGAAATTATTTGACTTTTTAACACCATTTAAAAATGCGTTGGTTTTATCGGCGCACACGCACATTCAGCAGCAACTTTTTTACGGGAAAGAAGCAGGATGGAACGGCTCGAAAGACCTTCATGAATACAATGTAGGAACTACCTGTGGCGACTGGTGGTCCGGTACATCAGATGATCTCGGACTTCCGACTTCTACCATGAGGGACGGAACAGCTAAAGGATATTCTTTCATCAGCTTCACTGATAACGAATATAAGGTTAAATATAAAACTGCGGGCAAGCCGGAAGATTATCAGATCAATCTGTATGTTCCGAAAGTGATTCCTTTCCCTTCAAAAACGTCCGCAAAAGTATTGGCTAATTTCTTCATGGGTAGCAAAAAAGATAAAGTGGAATACAGAATAGACGGCGAAAAATGGGAAGAAATGCAGTACGACGAAACGGTAGATCCTAGCTTTGCCTTGTCGGTTTTCAAATGGGATACTACAGACAATCTTTTCGCTGGAAGAAGACCTTCAAACCCGGAAACATCTAAACATATCTGGACGGGAGATTTCTCCAAAAAACTCTCTTTAGGAAAACATAAAGTTGAGGTCAGGGCGACGGATATGTATGGAAATAAATTCTCGGCGTCAGAAGAATTTGAAGTTCAGAACCAAATTCTTATACCATAA
- a CDS encoding SusC/RagA family TonB-linked outer membrane protein, which produces MRKETQKVLILSLLGLVSVNAMAQEKAKRDTIKSIDEVVVTALGIKRQDRSLGYVAETIKSDEILKTQNNNWSQALEGKVAGLKIQTAGAGPLGSSIIKLRGDISMNPDQNNALIVVDGVPLNNNTTGTGFSAYGAGAKADLPIDYGNGINTINPDDIESITVLKGSTASALYGSRGAGGAVMITTKSGKSKKGKVQISLNSYSSYDTVLKWPDYQYEYGQGTLQKDTQGNFFYSYGASADGINTGSTSSAFGPKFAGQYYFQYDPELEGQSAERKLWQPYKDNIKGFWETGTTFSNNISVEASNENTSFRSSLTYLKNEWMMPNTGFDRFNAAFSVDHKLNEKLKMGIKLNYSKTKSDNLPATGYSNQSISYFMIFQNPNIDLSWYRPIWKKGKEQVDQIHPFSSFIDNPYLIAYEMLNGVDKNFLTGNVNLNYKITKNLDVMVRSGMELNNELRTQKRPWSSANYLQGMYREQHIRLMDLNNDVLFTYRNSFGDFDFSASAGGNIRYTEYTMNDYIAEGLLKPGVYTLPNGISTISKFARPNDKQVNSAYALATLGYQNKIFLDLTARNDWSSTLPKENRSYFYPSAATSFILSDIFNLSSDLFNYWKLRASWSKVGNDTDPYQLIKYYNNSDFVGSVESPSLYPNPNLRPNMITNIEGGMDFTILKNRINYTITAYQNNSKDQIIRIPTLWETGYSTKVINAGEVRNRGLEMTLNAFAVKNKKFSWSINANWSMNRNKILSLPEEFNGEPYTMGSVGGVVYFNAFVGGSLGDMYGYGLMYSPDGQVIYNATDGLTAKPAQMKKIGNAYPKWRAGIQNEFRYKGITVSFSFDGQYKGMAYSQSHHKMTEQGKLEHTLFGRENPGGMIVGEGVVQNADGSFSPNTKPVLLSAYYADYYRRANVETNTFDTSFIKLRDARIAYTFSKNVTDQLKISELTLAVFGRNLWMWTKFPLFDPEAATLNDNQITPGVEMGQLPTARTVGVQLNVKF; this is translated from the coding sequence ATGCGTAAAGAGACACAAAAAGTACTGATATTATCACTATTAGGATTGGTCAGTGTAAATGCGATGGCCCAAGAAAAAGCAAAACGGGATACGATTAAAAGTATTGACGAAGTTGTGGTAACAGCATTGGGTATCAAAAGACAAGACAGATCTTTAGGGTATGTTGCCGAGACCATTAAATCTGATGAAATATTAAAAACTCAGAACAATAACTGGTCGCAGGCACTTGAAGGTAAAGTAGCAGGTCTTAAAATACAGACAGCTGGAGCAGGACCGCTTGGAAGTTCTATCATCAAATTAAGAGGAGATATTTCCATGAATCCCGATCAGAATAATGCTCTTATCGTAGTAGACGGTGTTCCTTTGAACAACAATACTACAGGAACAGGATTCTCGGCCTACGGCGCTGGAGCTAAGGCAGATTTACCCATTGATTACGGAAACGGAATCAATACGATTAATCCAGATGATATCGAGTCAATCACTGTTCTCAAAGGATCTACGGCGTCTGCATTGTATGGATCAAGAGGCGCAGGAGGTGCCGTTATGATTACGACAAAATCCGGAAAAAGCAAAAAAGGAAAAGTTCAGATCAGCTTAAATTCATATTCAAGCTATGATACAGTACTGAAATGGCCGGATTATCAATACGAATATGGGCAGGGGACGCTTCAGAAAGATACCCAAGGCAATTTTTTCTATTCCTACGGAGCTTCCGCAGATGGAATTAATACAGGTTCTACCAGCAGCGCATTCGGGCCAAAATTTGCAGGCCAGTATTATTTCCAGTACGATCCTGAACTGGAAGGGCAAAGTGCCGAAAGAAAACTTTGGCAACCTTACAAAGACAATATCAAAGGATTCTGGGAAACAGGAACTACTTTTTCAAACAATATTTCGGTAGAAGCATCCAATGAAAATACATCATTCAGATCATCCTTAACCTATTTAAAAAATGAATGGATGATGCCGAATACTGGTTTCGACAGATTTAATGCTGCTTTTTCAGTGGATCATAAGCTGAATGAGAAATTAAAGATGGGGATCAAGTTAAATTACAGCAAAACAAAAAGTGATAACCTTCCCGCTACCGGTTACAGTAACCAGTCGATTTCTTATTTCATGATTTTCCAAAATCCGAATATAGACTTATCATGGTACAGACCGATCTGGAAAAAAGGAAAAGAACAGGTAGATCAGATCCATCCGTTCAGTTCATTCATTGACAATCCATATCTTATTGCTTATGAAATGCTGAACGGTGTTGATAAAAACTTCCTTACCGGAAACGTGAACCTCAACTATAAAATCACCAAAAACTTAGACGTAATGGTGAGATCGGGAATGGAGCTGAACAACGAACTTCGCACGCAGAAAAGACCTTGGAGCTCAGCCAACTACCTTCAGGGAATGTACAGGGAGCAGCATATCAGATTAATGGACTTGAATAATGATGTTTTATTCACCTACCGAAATTCATTTGGTGACTTTGATTTTAGTGCTTCAGCGGGAGGAAACATCCGTTATACGGAGTACACCATGAATGATTACATTGCGGAAGGACTTCTAAAACCGGGAGTATATACATTGCCGAACGGTATTTCAACGATTTCAAAATTCGCAAGGCCGAATGATAAGCAGGTAAACAGTGCCTATGCTTTGGCAACATTAGGGTATCAGAATAAAATATTCCTTGATCTTACCGCTAGAAACGACTGGAGCAGCACTCTGCCGAAGGAGAATCGCTCATATTTCTATCCGTCAGCGGCAACGTCATTTATTCTTTCAGATATTTTTAATCTGTCGTCAGATCTTTTTAATTACTGGAAATTAAGAGCATCATGGTCTAAAGTAGGTAACGATACCGATCCTTATCAGCTTATTAAATATTACAACAACAGTGATTTTGTAGGATCTGTAGAATCTCCGTCTTTATACCCGAATCCGAATCTGAGACCGAATATGATTACCAATATTGAAGGCGGAATGGATTTTACCATTCTTAAAAACAGAATAAATTATACCATCACAGCGTATCAGAATAATTCTAAAGATCAGATCATCAGAATCCCTACTTTATGGGAAACAGGATACAGCACGAAAGTAATCAACGCCGGTGAAGTAAGAAACAGAGGTCTTGAAATGACATTGAATGCATTTGCCGTGAAAAACAAAAAATTCTCTTGGAGTATTAATGCCAACTGGTCGATGAACAGGAACAAAATCCTTTCCCTGCCGGAGGAATTCAATGGAGAGCCTTACACGATGGGAAGTGTGGGAGGAGTCGTTTATTTTAACGCTTTTGTAGGAGGTTCATTAGGAGATATGTATGGCTATGGACTGATGTATTCTCCGGACGGACAAGTTATTTACAATGCAACCGACGGCCTCACTGCAAAACCTGCGCAGATGAAGAAAATTGGAAATGCATACCCGAAATGGAGAGCGGGAATTCAGAATGAATTCAGGTATAAAGGAATTACCGTAAGCTTCTCGTTCGACGGACAATATAAAGGAATGGCCTATTCTCAGTCGCATCATAAAATGACGGAGCAGGGCAAACTGGAACACACTTTATTCGGTAGGGAAAATCCGGGAGGGATGATTGTAGGTGAAGGTGTGGTACAAAACGCAGACGGATCGTTCTCTCCAAACACAAAACCTGTTTTACTGTCAGCATATTATGCAGATTATTACAGAAGAGCCAATGTGGAAACCAATACTTTCGATACCTCTTTCATCAAACTTAGAGACGCAAGAATTGCTTACACATTCTCTAAAAATGTTACCGATCAGCTCAAAATATCGGAGCTTACGCTTGCGGTATTCGGAAGAAACCTTTGGATGTGGACAAAATTCCCACTGTTTGATCCTGAAGCGGCAACCCTGAATGATAATCAGATCACTCCGGGTGTAGAAATGGGACAATTACCAACAGCAAGAACGGTAGGAGTTCAGCTCAATGTTAAATTTTAA
- the prmA gene encoding 50S ribosomal protein L11 methyltransferase, whose amino-acid sequence MQNYLEFNFKISPLQPWNEILMAELIEIGFDSFTEEIDGILGYIQKELFNENELKALPLFQNEEVKIDYTFKEMPNINWNEEWEKNFEPINIDDKVLIRAEFHESVPGMHEIVIQPKMSFGTGHHPTTHLMIQQMRDMDFKDKKVLDMGCGTSVLAIYAKQIGAGDTKAIDIDEWSVENSKENAARNNVELDIELGTAENLGKENFDIILANINRNILISDIPTYVSVLNEGGKLLLSGLCFFDVDDILEVCKENGLQLKKQLQREEWVSLLLEK is encoded by the coding sequence ATGCAAAATTATTTAGAATTCAATTTCAAAATTTCTCCGCTTCAGCCGTGGAACGAAATATTAATGGCAGAGCTCATTGAGATCGGTTTCGACAGCTTCACGGAAGAAATAGACGGTATTTTGGGATATATTCAGAAAGAATTATTTAATGAAAATGAATTGAAAGCATTGCCGCTTTTTCAGAATGAAGAGGTAAAAATCGATTATACTTTCAAGGAAATGCCAAATATCAACTGGAATGAAGAATGGGAAAAAAACTTTGAACCGATCAATATCGATGATAAAGTTCTGATCCGTGCAGAATTCCACGAGTCGGTTCCGGGAATGCATGAAATTGTGATTCAGCCGAAAATGTCCTTTGGAACAGGGCATCATCCCACCACCCATCTTATGATTCAGCAGATGAGAGATATGGATTTTAAAGATAAAAAAGTTCTCGATATGGGTTGCGGAACCTCGGTATTGGCTATTTATGCAAAACAAATCGGAGCCGGAGATACGAAAGCCATTGATATCGACGAATGGTCGGTAGAAAATTCCAAAGAAAACGCAGCTAGAAATAATGTCGAGCTGGATATCGAACTGGGAACCGCAGAAAATTTAGGTAAAGAAAATTTTGATATTATTCTGGCCAATATTAACAGGAATATTTTAATTTCTGATATCCCGACTTATGTCTCCGTACTAAATGAAGGCGGAAAATTATTGCTTTCCGGTTTGTGTTTCTTTGATGTGGATGATATTCTGGAAGTCTGCAAAGAAAACGGACTGCAGCTTAAAAAACAGCTTCAGAGAGAAGAGTGGGTAAGTTTGCTTCTTGAAAAATAA
- a CDS encoding 3-ketoacyl-ACP reductase produces MNINGKNAIITGGGRGLGKAVALALAAEGVNIGITGRNEENLKMTVDEIRKLGVKAGYAVFSIDNEIHVKAGVESLAEQLGGIDILINNAGIGDFGSIEEMPSETWEQVIKTNLFGVYYAAKAVHPFMKSKGEGDIINVASTAGLKGGPNMSAYAASKAAVVSLSQSMMAEWRKQNIRVVTLTPSTIASDMSIQGGLTDGNPEKVLQPEDFAEWVRDILKMNRRALIANGSIFSTNP; encoded by the coding sequence ATGAATATCAACGGAAAAAATGCCATCATTACTGGTGGTGGAAGAGGTTTGGGTAAAGCGGTTGCCTTGGCTTTGGCTGCAGAAGGAGTCAATATAGGGATCACAGGAAGGAATGAAGAAAACCTGAAAATGACGGTTGATGAAATCCGTAAATTGGGAGTAAAAGCAGGATATGCTGTTTTCAGCATCGACAACGAAATCCATGTAAAAGCAGGTGTCGAATCACTAGCAGAACAATTGGGAGGAATTGATATCCTGATCAACAATGCTGGAATCGGTGACTTCGGATCTATCGAAGAGATGCCTTCCGAAACATGGGAGCAGGTTATTAAAACCAATCTTTTCGGGGTATATTACGCAGCAAAAGCAGTACATCCTTTTATGAAGTCGAAGGGGGAGGGCGATATCATTAACGTAGCATCAACGGCAGGTTTAAAAGGCGGACCGAATATGTCGGCGTATGCAGCTTCAAAAGCAGCAGTTGTTTCTTTATCCCAATCGATGATGGCAGAATGGAGAAAGCAGAATATCAGGGTGGTTACTCTTACACCAAGTACAATTGCTTCAGACATGTCGATCCAGGGAGGCCTTACTGACGGAAATCCTGAAAAAGTTCTTCAGCCGGAGGACTTTGCAGAATGGGTACGGGATATTTTAAAAATGAACAGAAGAGCTTTAATTGCTAACGGTTCTATTTTTTCTACAAATCCTTAA
- a CDS encoding SusD/RagB family nutrient-binding outer membrane lipoprotein: MKKLLLNTLLIAAIGSVPVSCSRSLDEVNTDNSRISEPAASKLLVPIEYNMAAVNYMRANDFTFDLMQVSLDFPNEGNTLSRYNITENTGAGFWNNSYKWLKQIKDMRTAAEKDNDPNYAAIAMVLNAWIYSNLTDTYGDVPFSEASNQDEGNSQPKFDKQKDIYVRLLDELKTANSLFVTTKTLTGPDIFYKAESDANGIVNWKKFCNSLSLRLLTRILSKNGEVNVNERIQEIISDPVKYPIFQNNAETAKVNVTGVAPLLPPITRPQDFTTGRAASEFFVETLKANNDPRMSMFFGQAKSIPGNANIGYKGAPSGYAYGTTFNYQPSNMNQNLAKAPLNILIYPYAELQFTLAELAFKGVIPGNAQTFYENGVKAAIEQWGATVPANYFTNPNVAYNGTLERILLQKYVALFFVDQQQWFEKRRTGFPVLPNNGGLLNNGVLPSRLMYPPNPRILNTANYQSAVQQMGGDNINVKVWWNKP; the protein is encoded by the coding sequence ATGAAAAAATTACTTTTAAATACATTATTAATTGCAGCAATCGGTTCTGTTCCGGTATCGTGCAGCAGAAGCCTTGATGAGGTAAATACTGATAACAGCAGAATCAGCGAGCCCGCAGCATCAAAATTACTGGTTCCTATCGAATATAATATGGCAGCTGTTAATTACATGAGAGCCAATGATTTTACATTCGATCTGATGCAGGTTTCCCTTGACTTTCCGAATGAAGGAAATACGCTCAGCAGATATAATATTACCGAAAATACGGGAGCAGGATTCTGGAATAACAGCTATAAATGGCTGAAGCAGATAAAAGACATGAGAACGGCTGCAGAAAAAGATAATGATCCCAATTATGCTGCCATTGCAATGGTTCTTAATGCATGGATCTACTCAAATCTTACAGATACTTATGGTGATGTTCCGTTTTCAGAGGCTTCTAATCAGGATGAAGGAAATTCACAGCCGAAATTTGATAAGCAGAAAGATATTTATGTAAGACTATTGGATGAATTGAAGACGGCAAACTCTCTTTTCGTTACCACAAAAACACTCACCGGACCTGATATTTTCTACAAAGCAGAAAGTGATGCCAATGGAATCGTAAACTGGAAGAAATTCTGTAATTCGCTTTCATTACGTCTTTTAACTAGAATTTTAAGCAAAAACGGCGAGGTAAATGTAAATGAAAGAATTCAGGAAATTATTAGTGATCCTGTTAAATATCCGATCTTCCAAAATAATGCAGAAACAGCAAAGGTAAATGTAACGGGAGTGGCTCCGCTTCTTCCTCCCATTACAAGGCCGCAGGATTTTACCACCGGTAGAGCCGCTTCGGAATTTTTTGTAGAGACCCTGAAAGCAAACAATGACCCAAGAATGTCCATGTTTTTCGGGCAGGCCAAAAGTATTCCGGGAAATGCGAATATCGGCTACAAAGGAGCTCCATCGGGATATGCTTACGGGACAACTTTCAATTATCAGCCTTCCAATATGAACCAGAATCTGGCCAAAGCACCACTGAATATTTTGATATACCCTTATGCAGAACTTCAGTTCACTCTTGCCGAGCTGGCTTTTAAAGGAGTGATTCCCGGGAATGCGCAGACATTCTATGAAAATGGAGTGAAAGCAGCCATTGAACAGTGGGGAGCAACCGTGCCTGCCAATTATTTCACCAATCCTAATGTTGCCTACAACGGAACATTGGAAAGAATTCTCCTTCAGAAATATGTTGCTTTATTTTTTGTAGATCAGCAGCAGTGGTTCGAGAAAAGAAGAACCGGATTCCCGGTACTTCCGAACAATGGAGGACTGCTTAACAACGGTGTGTTGCCTTCAAGATTGATGTACCCGCCAAATCCAAGAATATTGAATACGGCCAATTATCAGTCGGCTGTTCAGCAGATGGGAGGAGACAACATCAATGTAAAAGTATGGTGGAATAAACCGTAA